A window of Kiritimatiellia bacterium contains these coding sequences:
- a CDS encoding TonB family protein, protein MSRTTLIRTATRGMRRPPVLRARRLPARTGASAAAWRLRRQQPPLQKYAAIASLAIHGALLAVLGNVVVVRRPATNGDRPVVVAVDVGRWVSSPPREPPPPPLPELPPRSISAPEPLPIPELPAIEIAAVEWPRSSAEPAPDLDRALEELLAALEPPPAEQPPSVPPESPRWQAVREAIMRALRYPEASRIRGEEGRVWIVLRLREDGSIESLEGAGDIPRLVAAALAAVRRAAPFPGSGPATYRIPVSFRLVESRSANARPPLPLL, encoded by the coding sequence ATGAGCCGCACAACGCTCATCCGCACGGCGACGCGCGGAATGCGCCGGCCGCCGGTTCTGCGAGCGCGCCGGTTGCCGGCGCGAACGGGCGCGAGCGCGGCGGCCTGGCGACTGCGGCGCCAGCAGCCGCCACTGCAGAAGTACGCCGCGATCGCATCGTTGGCGATCCATGGCGCGCTGCTCGCGGTGCTGGGGAATGTGGTCGTCGTGCGGCGGCCGGCGACGAACGGCGATCGACCTGTGGTGGTGGCGGTGGACGTCGGCCGGTGGGTGAGCTCGCCACCGCGCGAGCCGCCCCCGCCTCCGCTGCCCGAGCTGCCGCCGCGATCGATCTCGGCTCCGGAGCCGCTGCCGATTCCGGAGCTGCCCGCAATCGAGATCGCCGCGGTTGAATGGCCACGCTCGAGCGCGGAACCTGCGCCGGACCTCGATCGGGCGCTCGAGGAGCTGCTGGCCGCGCTCGAGCCGCCGCCCGCCGAGCAGCCACCGAGCGTGCCGCCGGAGTCTCCGCGCTGGCAGGCGGTGCGAGAAGCGATCATGCGGGCGCTTCGCTACCCCGAGGCCTCGCGGATCCGCGGCGAGGAAGGGCGCGTCTGGATCGTGCTGCGGCTGCGCGAAGACGGCTCGATCGAATCGCTCGAGGGCGCCGGCGACATCCCGCGGCTGGTCGCCGCCGCGTTGGCCGCGGTGCGGCGCGCAGCGCCGTTCCCAGGCTCCGGACCGGCAACCTACCGGATTCCGGTGAGCTTCCGACTGGTGGAATCCCGAAGCGCGAACGCCCGCCCGCCATTGCCGCTGCTGTAA